The DNA region CAAGTCCTGAGCACTCCCCAGTGTGCTCCCTTGCTGCAAGTTTTCACTGCATTCAGAACTTAGGCAGTTGTCTGAGGCATGTTTTGCTGCACACACCAATTGCTTGTGTTCTAgtttagaaactgaggctcaggtgtgtgggacttgtccagggccacacagagcAGAGCTCGAGGTTTGAATCAGGTCCTCTGAGTCCCAATCTCATGTTGTTACACTAGTgaaatttattaagagcctgtgGGTGCCAGCCCTTGGGCCAAGCCCTGGGTAGACAAGCAAGGCAAGAGCCAGTgcctgccctcggggagcttcCAGTCTGGGGCCCCTGTGCAGCTGTGATGCCCACGCTGGTGAAGTCCCTCATCCTTCCGAGCTCTCCCTGTACATACTCTAGGAGGAGGGAAGCTGGGACAAGACTGTtgtccccatttcagagatgaagaaaccaaggcccagagggcCAACTTACCCAACCAAAGTCATGCTAAGGTACTAGGAAGTCAGGCTAGGAATCCAGGCCCTCAGGCTCCCAGTCTGGGCAGTTCAGCCCAGACTCCCTTAGGACAAGTGGTGTTCCAGACTTTGTGCCAAGATCTCCAAGGAGGGGGAGTCCTCCACCTCCTGGCCCAGAaacagaaagacccgagttccagtcctgcctcgGGCACTAGCTAGCTCTTAACCTCAGTATCCCtccctgtcaaatgagggggttgggctctacccccctccccccaccctgggcCCCTTTAGCTCTGAATCTCTGGTCCCACAATCCTAAGGCAGTGCATTGCTTGGGCTGGAAGCCAAAAGCTATTCCTGATGTCAGAAATTGAAAAAGGAAGAGCCTGGCATGAAAGGCCCTGCCTTGCGGAGGGCCAGGGAGCCGCGCTTGGCTGCCCTTCTGGGTTAACCTTCAAAGCCTTTCTCTGGGATGTGTTTCAGGAAACGTGTTTAATGGCTGCCTTTTGTCTTTCCATCTGGGTGGGTTCCCTCTGCCTTCCTCCATATGGAACCTTTAAGTAAAAACATTCCATGCAAAGGTTACCTGCAAATGTACATAGTATTCTATCCCAGTGGTCCGCCGCCTCTCTGCCATGACTCTTCTCTGCCACTGTGTTTCCTCCTTAGTGGTCCTTTCACATCATCTGGCCTTTGTGTGTGCTGTCCATGGGACTTAGTTttattttgctctgcatcagATTACATGAGTCTGCTGGGGACAGACTTTTGAGCTGTTTTCTTCTGTCCCTGTGATTTTTGGTCAGAGCAACATTCTGTGTTGTGCTTTAATATTGTGTAGGCATCTTTGCCTTTTGGTTTTTAGAagccagtcagtaagcatttattaagcacctactgtatgctaggtatGGGGCTATAAACtagatatacaaagaaagacaaaaaagtgttctctctctccctccatctctctctcctctttctcctctctcctttcattctctctcttctctctctcttccctgctcctcctccttccctcctccagttcccccccatctcttcctcactcccctccctcccccctttttccccTACCCCAGGCCTGGGGTGTCACCATGTTGGCACACACCCCCAGAGCTTTGCCCCCTTCTTCCCTGGTACAGGCCTATACCACCACCATGCCTGGCCTCCATGTCATTGTTTTTCAAGGAGGTAAATAGATGCACAGCAGTGAGGGGACGTGGGGGTCCAGATCTCAAGCTGGAGGGGAAGGTTGTCTGCTCCTGTTCCtacatttgacagatggggaagaACAAGGCTTTGGGAGGCTGAAATGGCTTGTTTGTACCTCGTCATCTCCCCGCTGGtgtgtaagctcctcgagggccagggacatcttttctctcttttggtactcctcctctcccatgcttagctctgtgcctggcactgctTAGCTTGAAAATTCAGTTTGGGTTTGGCGTCACTAGCTTTCCTAGAATTTCTAGGCTATTACGGCTGAAAGGAACCTTGGTCATTGAATTGGATCTCcaggttttaattttatttatttacattttagaaTGGATGGATTCAGAAATATTTGGTTTCTCCACAGCAGAGTCTTCCTAGCAGACCCCCTGAGTGAGCGAGAGGGCCCGTGCCCGATACCCTCTCACTTCCCAGAGAGGGGAAACACATCACCGAAGAGTGCTAGTTACTCAGACTCAGAAGCATGACATGGACCTGTTCTAAACTGCTTTAGGGGGCTTGTCCACTGGTTAATGGGATCAGAGCATGTTGGGGTGGCAGAGGGCCCAGGGCCCCTTTTAGCACCTCCCATGTCTGCCTTCTCTCTCATTGCCCTGAAACCTCGCCTCTTCTTTCTGACCCCAGATTGCTTTGGCTCATTTGTGTTCAACCAGGTCAAAACAGACATCAGCGGGAACATCCAGGTATGTGCAAAGAGCCTCGCTCTCAGTATTTCGGGAATGCTCCTGGCAGATGTCGTCCTCGCTCATGGCGCCATTAATCCAGGCCTGGGTGAGAGCGGCTGCTGAAGTCACCGGTACCTTGTTCCCTGATGTATGTGATGGTGAAGAGGTGGTGGACGATGGGATTGTCTCTTGGCCCTGTTCATGGAGTGATGAACAGCATTGAATGAGCAGCTCATGTTTCTCCTTTCTTATCCCCACCATCTAGGAGTGGTTCAGTGGTTCAGATCATTGGATAGTGGACCCAGGTTAATGTTAGCCTTCCAGAGAGGAGAAACCCCTTGAGGGTAGGAGCTaggtctcctttccccttctcatccctagcacttagtacagtgccttgcaaagAAGGTGCTTAATGAGCCCTGTTCCATGGACCTGTGgcttttttttgctcttctttttcttttctttttcttttttgaggggggaaggcaaggcaattggggttaagtgagttgcccaaggtcacacagctagtaagtgtgtcaagtgtctaaggccacatttgaactcaggtgctcctgactccaggactggtgctctactcactgtgtcaccaaGCTGCCCCAGACCTCTGGCTTTTTTACAAAAGCACAATCTACTTTTAAGAAATGGATTCCGTTTATAATGCCATTTCTGTTTCCCATTAGACTAAAAATTGGCTGTATACATTTTATTTACAATATATATTCTTGGAGGAAAATGTAGAGGGTCTGCCTTACAGTcagtaattcaattcagtaagcatttattatgtacctactgtgtgccaaacatgAAACACTCTTTGCACTCAGGAAACGTACATTCTCCTCAGGGGAAgcagataagtaaatatttaAAGGATGGAGATTTAACTTCCGGGTCAAATCCCATACGGGGCACATCTAATCCTGGCATCTCTCTGAGAGTAGTCATTGCAGAGGAGTtgccaatttgcattggtagatggaCTTTTTCCTCCACGAGTTCCCTATactggtgaaatcacaagtctggaccaGTGTGTCTATTAatccacacacacgcacacacacacacacacacacatacacatacttttttttaatatgtctatatctatatatgtgaaaAAGAGTCTATCAATCCATTCTCATGTGtccttatgtatatgtatatttgtttgtgtgtgtgtggacacgAGAATGGATTGACaggctatatatatgtatataaaaacatgGTGTTTATTGTTGATTCCCACATATAGCTTGGGTGGGGCAATCACCTGATCACATCTCTCTACCTgccattatctcattttcttgATTCATTTTCATCACAGGTTCTAAGGCAATCCAGAGATACATTTTGATATTTCCTTATTAATTACAGAATGCAAAATGTCTAATGaattagctctgagcccccacccTGGTTGATTAAGCATTATTTGACACACTGAAGAAACTACCTTTCCCTTAGGCGTTTTGCTCGTCTCTCTAATCTTCTGGGTTTCAATAAGCATCAGGGTTATTGGCTATACTATTTACTAACAGCCTGGGCAACAATATAGTAACTACCTAAATAATTCTTCACAAAACCTgctacacatacaaacacacataactctgtaaacatacacatatgcttCAATAGTAggttcctcataataaccctgagaagtagttagtgaaattattattatctccactttataaaCAATATTGTTTGATTGtcccctggtcacacagctagcaagtgggaGAGGTGGGCCTTGAACAAAAGCTTTCTGACAGATCCTAGTATTCCAAGAACCCAGCGTCCTGTGTCACTGCTCTCTGAGCTGTGTGCTCACATTGGATTTTCCTGCCTTGAGCTTTCTGATGGTTTGAAGCACCCTTCACACCTCATCTAAGACCCATGCAGGGAGAAGTCAGTGAaccctggggtggaggggagggaggtggatggTGGCTTCTTTCCCACCTTCCCTTTCTTTGTGCAGAGGAAGTGGACTCTCTCTCTGAAGACCTCTTGTGGCTAGTGCTTTTCAACCTGAAAACCTTTTCAGACTGGGTTTTTTGTTTCAGAGAATCCGGGATGTTTACCATAAAAACCCCTCCAGGTACCGAACCCTGCAAAACATCTTAGAAATCGAGAAGGAGCAGTATGGGCCTGAATGGCCAAGGGCCGGGCCCGGCACACATGGATTGATGTGGTTGAAAAGGTGAGATGGAGTCTGAGTCTGGGTTTGTGTGCatgttttaaagcccttcacctcTCACACAGTGTGACcagatcactgggcttggaatctgaaagaactgggttcaaattctgcttttagCCCTCACTAGCTGCacgaccctgtgcaaatcacatTAGTCCTGGGGGCTGTTTTGTTCGGCTCTAAAATAGTGCTTAGAATGATACCTTGTTGCTGCAAATCCCCCTGACCCTCggcttcctcatctctgaaacaaGGGAGTTGGGctcgatggcctctgaggactcTGCCAGTGAAGTGCAATCTGAAATGTCCTTGGCAGACATTGGTACGCTCTGGGAATGTcagtgaaaaaaacaaacagactgAGTTCTATAGCTGGGCAGTCCTTAGCTCTCAGCCCTCCTTCACAGGCTTTACCCTGGAATGTTTCTGTCAACCTCAGTGTTGGCATTTGGGCCTCTTTGCAGCCCCTGGAGGTTGTGGCCCTGGGCTGTTATCCTGTTCCCtaactataagctccatgaggacagggctGGTGTCTGCCCTTACCTTGGCCTTCCTTTCACTGCCTTGCCCGCTGCCTAGCACACCGTTTTGTGCCCCTTTGGAACTTAGTAAGATATTTAGTAAGTGAAGAGACTACAAACTCACTGAGGTCAGGGGTAAAGGCTTGGGGGTGGATGatagcctactgtgtgccaggcactggggatacccaCACACACCCACTCTAACACAAACTCACACTCTCATACATGCTCACAcatgctctttctctctcacttacacacacacggacactaacacacacattcacacaaactcatatacacatatttttacaCACAAACTCATCCTCTCAtatactctgtctctctctcctgtcctctctttctctctctgtctctgtctctgtctctgtctctctgtctgtctctctctctctctctcacacacacacatacacacacacacacacacacacacacacacacagtctctctctcacacacacacccctttctctGCCATGCCTGATAGCAAGACCCCCTTGGGGTCTGCCAATTGAGTGGGGAATCAGTGGTGGGCCTGGATGGGAAGTAGAGGTGCTGGTTTAATCTATAGCTTTGCAGCCCTTTGGGCATTTTTCAAGCCTGCTGTTCTCTAGACACCTGTTTCTAACCTGTTCACGGTGGGGTTAAAATGCAGTACAGACTGCACTGGCTCAGCTTTGGAGCCAGCATCTCCAGAGGAGGCAGGGAGTTGGTGTTTCCCTCGGCTGGTGCGCTTTCTGCTGCTGGGACTTGAGTGGAGGTGAGGCGTCAGAGCCTGGACACCAGGGAGTGCCAGCCCCAGTCCATAAGCCTTGGCGAAGGGCAGCAGGCTGGTGAGCACCCTGCACATGTGCCGCTCTCCCTCGACGcctgttcttcctcttcttcagtgTCTGTGCTGCTTAGACTCTGTCAGTGTGATATGGTCTAAACACGAgcaggtctgggtttgaatcctacctctgatgcttgTTAGACCATCAAGAagtggcctcagttttctcatctgaaaaatgagttcGTTGATAATCTGTCCTGTCATCCTCATGAATTTGTTGGGaggggctttgcaaacctcagagctCTGCTCTCCTGTCCTCGGGCCTGTCtccctcagtttactcctctatAAAAAGGGGTCTAAGAGACCTGGCACTCTGACACTCACAGGGTGCTTGTAACCTTTGAAGATCCCCAGGGAATGGGTGCTGCTGTCATGGAGCAGTTCCTCAGAGGGGAGCCGGTCTAGTCCACGTCCAGCTAGAAGGATGGATTGTAGATTGTGATAAGAAAGCCTGGCCTCTGCTGTAGGAGTGCCCTGGCCTTGTAGACCCACCCATGTTGAGGAATGAGGCTTGTCCTAACCCAGTTGGGTGCTGTCTCAGAGAGGCCCATGTGGACTTTGACATAAAGAGAAATGTCTGACCAGTGAGTTATCCCACAATGCCACAGGCTCCcgaggaggtagtgagctccccttcAGCAGGGAACGGCTGGTCTGACAGTGGGGAGACCAGGGAGGACCACCGGCAGGGAGCAGAGATGCGACCTTGGCTGTCTTCTAGTCTGCCCCTGTCATGTTACTGATGGGGatgaaaaggggaggaagagctGGCCAGGGTCTTATGGGCAGTGAGGgccaaagccaggatttgaatccagccctCCATCCCAGATTCCTTCCTCTGTCATCCTGCGTGTGCCTCAGGGGTCTTTCTACCTCCATCATTCAGTGACTTAATCTACTGGGGAGGAGGGGTTGGTGTAATTACCCAAGCGGTAAGGAGGGGTGCCCAGCGCAGGTGAGCTTGCTGCTGTCTGCCTGCCACCCCACTCCTCCTAGTTCTCATAGCATCCCCAAGAGGCCGCTGCATGGGGCATCAacaaacccattttacagatgaggaccgaGACAGAAGGGAAGCAAATAAAATAGCAGAAAGTGTTGTGCAAATTTAAAAACACGGTGTAAATGGTAGTTATGTtatcattgtgtttattgttcCTATTACATTGGGCTGTTGAGGGCGTAAGGTCTGAAAAGCAGAGCTAAACACAGCTTGTCAGTGTCAGCCTTTCAAGCCTCCTGCACCGGCCTGACCAGGCTCTGTTTGAGTGGAGGTCAAAGGCAGGTGACTGCCCCCTGCCCCGGGCCAACAGACGCCTGGAGCAACATGGGCAGGGGCCCCAGGGGTCCTCATGATGGCATCTGCCGTTCTCCTTCCCGCAGAGCCCTGAGGTTCATCCAGGTGCTGCTACAGAGCATCTGTGACGGGGAGCGGGACGAGAGCCGGCCCGACCTCATCCTAGTCAACGTGACCAAAGCCTATGAGGTGGCGCTGAAGAAGTACCATGGCTGGCTGCTGCAGATAGCCTTTCAGGTGAGGACTCTCATCCAGCCTGCGGATGCTGGGAGCTCCCagagcctctctgtgcctcagtgtcttcatctctaaaaagagGGGGGTGGATTCTGCCTCTGTGGCTGCCTCTAGCCAGCTCTGTATCTGTGATGGTGTGACCTCGCCACCTCTGTCTTTGAATCCCCCTCAGTTCTCACCCGtgtttttccataaatcctccatgggCCACCTTTGGATCAAGTTTTACAGCTGGAGGGCAACTTGCCCATGCAAGAaatgctccccctccccatcttccaCATCCAGGCCTTTCCCACCCCCTTcatgctccctcttccctctgatGATCATCTCCAGTGGATCCCAGGTATCTCTTGTTTGTCTGTAGTTGTTTGTGACTGGTCTCCCTAGTCGGAtggggagctccttgagagtggggattggcttttgtctttctttgtatccccagtgcttagcagagtgcctagcatgcagtaggtgcttaataaatgctgggtgACTTgacttggaagagaccttagaggcggTCTGGTTCAGTCCctgttttttacagatgaggtaactgagacccaCCCAGAGGAATGATGGGTTACAGATCTGGAGCAGTAAGGGAGGATGGAGACTACCAAGTgtgaaggcagagagaagttactGCACATGCCAGGGGCCATCCAGCATGTGTGTGGGAGGCTTGTGAGTCCAGCCCAGggcttcttggctccaagtctaAAAGAGGATGGCGGCCCTCCCCTTCCCTGATTCCAGATTGTCTCAAATTGTCCCCATCCACAGTCCTGATGCCTGGATCTGGTTATGCCTCCCCCTTTCAGCCCAGAACCTTCACTAGCTCCCTGTGGCTTAACCTCTTAAAGTTCTCTCACTAGTTTTCTACCTGTCTTTTCAAGCTTAACCTACATGTCTCCATGAAGCCTCAGCTTGGAGATTGATTGGGGGAGTCAGCACAGTGCAAGGTGACGTCCTCTCAGGCATCCCAAGTGTGTCTCTCCATtgaccccttccttctctcttttatccccttcctgcCCCCCTCCAGACAGCCCTGTATGGTGCCCCATACAAGCATGACTTCCTGAAGGCCCTCTCCAAAGGACAGGACGTCCCGGAAGATCAGTGTTTGGAAAAGGTCCGCCTGTTTCTGGTGAATTTCACAGCCACCATCGACATCATTGATGAAATGTACACCAGGATGAATGCTGACCTCGATTACAAGGTGTAGCCTCCGCCCGGGGCTCCCCTGCCCAGGCACCGTCTCGAGCCACTGCTCTCTAAAAGCACCCAAATCACTGTGAAATGAATTCAAGGACTGCTGTCTCTCAGCAACTTAGCGAACATCTCTGGAGTTTTAGGGGACAGCctgcttttaaaaacatatacatatattatattaaattataagtAAAATTTTAATAGGTTTTCTATACAAACAGCAATAAGATTTAACCATCCCATTTCCTCTTTGCCTTAGAATTTCAGGAGGTCTGGACCAGCTTCCTAGATCCCTTTAAGTGTGATCTAGCTGATTAATGTTTCTAATTAATCAAGTCCtcagtgggttttgtttttgtttcattattatttcGCAGAGTGAGTGTGTGACTGTGGGGATACAATGTACAATTAGGGGGAAAATAAACACCTAGACCATGTAAGTTCAGTTTTCAGTGTGAGGCACATGCTCCCTGGTTTGGCTGGTGTTTGTGTATTCTAAAATACATTAATGAaatgcaatttgaaattatgtgggatttttaaaaaaagtgtgttATGTCCCTCTTCCTGGcatctgctgctgctactgctgtcgtccttctgacttcaggccagatGCTTCTAAACCTCCAGCAAAACCCATAAGCCTCTGACTCGAACCCAGGGATGGGAAGCTCACTTTGGTAATGGCCAGACTTTCCCCTAGAGGGCCACGCTCTGCTTTCCTCTGGATAACTCTTCCCTTCAGGGACAATATTTCCAGCCTAAGCTTGTGATTTGTCTTACTCCAACGGGATTTGGGGGGAGACCTTGGGTCTTGCTGAGACTCAGAGCTCCCCCCTCCCAACCACTCCCTCCTTTGCCTTAATTGTGGCTCTTGGGAGCTGCTTAGCTGGGATCTGGAATCATTTTGCTCTCGAGTGAATTGTTGTGCTGCACTTGGGGAGACTTGTGGGGGGGGTGTTGACTTTGatgcaaaaaccaaaaacaaccagAATAATGCTTATTAAAACTCTATTTTGAAATCACGTTTGGTCTCTTGCTTGCGTTTCTTGATCTCGGACCAGTCCTGGATCTGCCTTTCGGTCTTTACCCATAAGATGGGCATGGAGATCTGATCTCTGCCCAGGTTGGTCCCTTGCCTGCCTTCCCTCCAAGATCCCTTTGGTGCCAACAGAGTGTTACAGTCCTGTGGGCTTGAGAGCATCGATAATGAATTGCGGCTCCCCCTTTCTTGACCCAGTCTGGCTCTATAGGCCTGCAGCCTAATTACTAGATAGGAAATGGGTTGACCCAACGCTACCAGCTGATTATTCGCAGCTCACACCCACCATTTGGCCTCTTAAAACCAGAAGGTTGCCctgcaccagtgaaatcacaggtctggacccctttccccccccacaaaaaagccAACCTCTATGTAATGTTTTTACAACTTGCAGAATACTTTATTTCATGGAATCCTCTGAACTAAGTGCTacaagtttttatttcattttcctttcaagtAATTTCCCTagggttatgcagctagtaagtatctgaggctggatttgaacccaggtttttccgaTGCCAGGCTCGGCACTCAGCTGCCAAACCAATGCTTCTATAATGGGCCTGTGATGTGAAGTGAGGTTTTCTTGTGCTGTGTTTCCTGACGCTAAACCCAATAGCCATAGaaagtcagaggtgggagggacctcagaataaTTCAGTTCCCAGCCCTGCCTGCCCTCCATTGtaatgggaaagaaatgaggggaggggaaggaatgtcTCCCCTAGTCACAGCTTCAGTGCCAGAGCCCAGGGCTTGGGAAACCCAATGCTCTTTTCCTTCCCTGGCCACAGAGAACAACGGGTCATCTCAGTGTCCCCAGCAGATGACACGGCCCGCCCTGGGCACATGCCACCTATCTTTGCTCCCATCTCAGGATTCTGAGCCGAAGAGGGCCTTTGGAATCATCTGGGGCcaattcatagatgaggaaactgaggcaaatagggtgaagtgacttgcccagagtcacccagctagtaagtgtctaaggccagatttaaactcatgaagatgagtcttcctgcctctctgcCTGGCGCTccgtgcactatggcgccacctagctgccccactagctctgtgactttggacaaatagGAGTCTGGCTAAGTCAGTAACTTCTCTAAATTTCGTCTGTCAAATGGGCATCATAATCCCTATATCAGGGAGATCTTTTGTGAGGACTAGGTCAGTCATTTCACAGTGTTTCAAAATAAAGCGCCTGCTATGTGCCGGACCTCGCActgagtgctggagatgcaaaggaaGCAAAAAACAGTCTAATGGAGACAGCATTGAAATAATTACCATGTACAAGCAAGCTAGAGACAGGTTAAATTAgagaaaatcaacagagggaagatactagaattaagaggggctgggaaaaGCAAGGTGGATTTGAGCTGGCACTTGAACAAGGAAGCccagagacagaggtgaagaccAAGtgagaggatgaagaagaaagtgctttgtaaactgtcaAGTGACGAGGCAGTGAATCAGGGTTTGCACATTCCACATGTATCAGGGCTTTTGTGACCCCTTTGCAGGGGTGAGATATACCTCTCTGGTACGTCCAGCCTACTTCTTTGATGATGTGACTTTGTTCATTCTTTCACACCAGGTGCAACGGATATCTGAACCTATGTTTCTTCATAAATTACTAAAAATGCAAATGCTTTCTCCTTAATTAACCAATTTGCTCTGAGCCCCCACCATGGTTTATAAAAACTGGAGAACTCTCTTaaactttttctcctctttcagtCTGAGA from Trichosurus vulpecula isolate mTriVul1 chromosome 1, mTriVul1.pri, whole genome shotgun sequence includes:
- the LOC118833751 gene encoding glycolipid transfer protein-like produces the protein MALLVEHLLKPVPEDKQIETRPFLDAATHLLPFFDCFGSFVFNQVKTDISGNIQRIRDVYHKNPSRYRTLQNILEIEKEQYGPEWPRAGPGTHGLMWLKRALRFIQVLLQSICDGERDESRPDLILVNVTKAYEVALKKYHGWLLQIAFQTALYGAPYKHDFLKALSKGQDVPEDQCLEKVRLFLVNFTATIDIIDEMYTRMNADLDYKV